In a genomic window of Branchiostoma floridae strain S238N-H82 chromosome 19, Bfl_VNyyK, whole genome shotgun sequence:
- the LOC118407205 gene encoding uncharacterized protein LOC118407205, translating into MSAISRTDNPMERGDSENLAIILQDMVRKFESQTTELQALKAQLQEQERRQANQEPPRDIREDSPSPGHARQRRRVRRKSSIPSTCRDAVRKVYRAMEEGEGDFQGFRLTERMDSAANQHIVKILRDEVMKEHGGPEKCPFSSAELKDAAKRYYRSKRDDQVRAQKGTYAEHRHSVKRNGRQQQKLARRRKAYNLARDSWSEKSRRRAEETLHKDFMSSESSDSEVEGPKTFKVRKLAWESGKMTKIKESLDAVVPLRGSPRIPSRELSDRKVPEGTPEWAISKRYQNGRAPATDVSELRLELDSE; encoded by the exons ATGTCCGCGATTTCTCGTACTGACAACCCCATGGAACGAGGAGACAGCGAGAACCTTGCCATCATCCTTCAGGATATGGTTAGGAAGTTTGAGTCTCAAACCACAGAACTGCAGGCACTGAAGGCACAGCTCCAGGAGCAGGAACGCCGGCAGGCTAATCAAGAACCGCCGCGGGACATCCGAGAGGACAGCCCGTCGCCAGGGCACGCTCGCCAACGCCGCAGGGTTCGGAGGAAATCCTCTATTCCATCCACTTGCAGG GATGCCGTGCGCAAGGTGTACCGGGCGATGGAAGAAGGCGAAGGAGACTTTCAGGGCTTTCGGCTTACTGAACG TATGGACTCAGCAGCCAACCAGCACATTGTGAAGATCTTGAGAGACGAGGTGATGAAAGAGCATGGAGGGCCTGAGAAGTGTCCTTTTTCATCAGCCGAACTGAAGG ATGCTGCCAAGAGGTACTATAGATCCAAGAGGGATGACCAGGTGCGGGCCCAGAAGGGGACGTATGCGGAGCACCGACACTCGGTCAAAAGAAACGGGAGGCAGCAACAG AAACTGGCGAGACGACGAAAGGCGTACAACCTGGCACGGGACAGCTGGTCAGAGAAGTCTAGGAGACGGGCGGAGGAGACTCTCCACAAAGACTTCATGTCGTCGGAGTCTTCCGACAGTGAAGTGGAGGGGCCGAAAACCTTCAAGGTCAGAAAGCTGGCCTGGGAGTCAGGAAAGATGACCAAAATCAAGGAGTCGCTGGACGCTGTCGTGCCACTTCGGGGCTCTCCTCGAATCCCTTCTCGTGAGCTTTCGGACAGAAAAGTACCAGAGGGGACCCCGGAGTGGGCGATCAGCAAAAGGTATCAGAACGGCAGAGCACCAGCAACTGACGTCAGCGAGCTGAGACTGGAGTTGGATAGCGAGTAG